One part of the Marichromatium purpuratum 984 genome encodes these proteins:
- a CDS encoding NUDIX hydrolase, with protein MSEARIINCETLYAGKVIDVNREQVELPDGAEVALEIVRHPGGAATVALDDQDRVCLLRQFRHAAGGWLWELPAGRIDPDETPQRTAVRELAEEAGLVAEEWNDLGPMHASPGVFTEVIHLWLARGLTSQPVAHEPGELIEVHWLPFSQALDWCHDATITDAKTLIGLYRAKAMIQNDLDLLSEGSGC; from the coding sequence ATGTCCGAAGCCCGAATCATCAACTGCGAGACCCTGTACGCCGGCAAGGTGATCGACGTCAACCGCGAGCAGGTAGAGCTGCCGGACGGTGCCGAGGTGGCGCTCGAGATCGTCCGCCACCCCGGTGGTGCGGCCACGGTCGCGCTCGACGACCAGGACCGGGTCTGTCTGCTGCGCCAGTTCCGTCACGCCGCCGGAGGCTGGCTGTGGGAGCTGCCCGCCGGGCGCATCGATCCCGACGAGACGCCACAGCGCACCGCCGTGCGCGAGCTGGCCGAGGAGGCCGGGCTGGTGGCCGAGGAGTGGAACGATCTCGGGCCGATGCACGCCTCGCCCGGGGTGTTCACCGAGGTCATCCATCTGTGGCTGGCGCGCGGGCTCACCAGCCAGCCGGTCGCGCACGAACCCGGCGAGCTGATCGAGGTCCACTGGCTGCCCTTCAGTCAGGCGCTCGACTGGTGTCATGACGCCACCATCACCGATGCCAAGACGCTGATCGGGCTCTATCGCGCCAAGGCGATGATCCAGAACGATCTCGACCTGCTCTCCGAGGGTTCGGGTTGTTGA
- a CDS encoding type 1 glutamine amidotransferase, translating to MMNAPMRVCVLQHVPFEGPGAIGDWVRARGHALQVVRLDLGEPLPALAEIDWLVVMGGPMGVDQEQRHPWLATERAFISRAIGADKTLIGICLGAQQIAAALGARVCRNPEREIGWFPLEPSAEGRASGLFAALPEGFEVFHWHGDTFALPEGAQPLAASAACANQGFLFESRVLGLQCHLEATTEGVERLLVHCADELTETGPFVQSPEHIRAQPPEHYARLHQALFALLDRMVELGREL from the coding sequence ATGATGAATGCACCGATGCGCGTCTGTGTCCTGCAACATGTCCCCTTCGAAGGGCCGGGGGCGATCGGCGACTGGGTGCGTGCGCGCGGCCATGCCCTTCAGGTGGTACGGCTCGATCTCGGCGAGCCGCTGCCCGCGCTCGCCGAGATCGACTGGCTGGTGGTGATGGGCGGCCCCATGGGGGTCGATCAGGAGCAGCGCCACCCCTGGCTCGCCACCGAGCGCGCGTTCATCTCGCGCGCCATCGGCGCCGACAAGACCCTGATCGGCATCTGTCTCGGCGCCCAGCAGATCGCCGCCGCGCTGGGCGCGCGGGTGTGTCGCAACCCCGAGCGCGAGATCGGCTGGTTCCCGCTCGAACCCAGCGCCGAGGGTCGCGCTTCGGGGCTGTTCGCGGCGCTGCCCGAGGGATTCGAGGTCTTCCACTGGCACGGCGACACTTTCGCCCTGCCCGAGGGTGCGCAACCGCTCGCCGCGAGCGCCGCCTGCGCCAACCAGGGCTTTCTCTTCGAGAGCCGGGTGCTGGGGCTGCAGTGCCATCTGGAGGCGACCACCGAGGGCGTCGAGCGGCTGCTCGTCCACTGCGCCGACGAACTCACCGAGACCGGCCCCTTCGTGCAATCGCCCGAGCATATCCGCGCCCAGCCCCCCGAGCACTACGCCCGACTCCACCAGGCCCTGTTCGCGCTGCTCGACCGGATGGTGGAACTGGGTCGGGAGCTTT